From Rhodamnia argentea isolate NSW1041297 chromosome 10, ASM2092103v1, whole genome shotgun sequence, a single genomic window includes:
- the LOC115732443 gene encoding polygalacturonase-like, translating into MALTRFNCENLITRNLKIQNVQQIHFLFKKCSDIRATGLQVTGPGSNPNTDGIHVAGTRNIEISSSIIGTGDDCISFVDGSQDVQAMEITCGPGHGISIGSLGSGNSEARFSGVTVDRANFSGTTNGVRIKISHGGSGSAGNIKFQNIEMHDVSNPIIAEQSYHDQDEPCRQQILMSLDLSGKNNMELIGRVQL; encoded by the exons ATG GCTCTCACTCGCTTCAACTGCGAGAACCTGATAACGCGGAATCTGAAGATTCAGAACGTTCAAcaaattcatttcttgttcAAGAAATGCAGCGACATCCGAGCCACCGGTCTCCAGGTCACCGGGCCTGGAAGCAACCCGAACACGGATGGGATTCACGTTGCTGGTACTCGGAACATCGAAATTTCCAGCTCTATAATCGGAACTG GTGATGATTGCATTTCATTTGTGGATGGATCACAAGATGTTCAGGCCATGGAAATAACTTGTGGACCAGGTCATGGAATCAG CATTGGAAGTTTAGGGTCTGGAAACTCAGAGGCTCGTTTTTCAGGAGTTACAGTGGATAGAGCCAACTTTTCTGGAACCACCAATGGAGTCAGGATCAaga tttctcatggAGGGTCTGGAAGTGCTGGCAACATTAAGTTCCAGAACATAGAAATGCATGATGTGAGCAACCCCATCATAGCAGAACAGAGCTACCATGACCAGGATGAGCCATGCAGGCAACAG ATTCTTATGTCACTCGATCTTTCGGGAAAAAATAACATGGAACTAAT CGGTCGAGTTCAACTGTAG
- the LOC115732297 gene encoding polygalacturonase-like — MDSKRAVVHVLAVIIGIFSLFCSSCCRHLQEDQPVVHHHIQARRRLSLSAPAVTFDVDDFGAQGDGNHDDAQAFEKAWKEACSAAGAVLVVPKKNYLLGPTNFSGPCQDNTTFQINGIIRASGDLSDYDEDRRHWIMFDGVHNLVVQGGGTFDGNGLIWWQNSCKTNKSLPCKDAPTALTFSNCGNLITRNLNIQNAQQIHVSFEKCSDVQATDLQVTAPGSSPNTDGIHVTGTQNIQISSSTIGTGDDCISIVDGSQDVQAMDITCGPGHGISIGSLGSGDSEAHVSGVTVNRANFSGTTNGVRIKTWQGGSGSASNIKFQNIEMHDVSNPIIIDQNYCDQDAPCKQQKSAVQVSNVMYQNIRGTSASDVAIEFNCSESLPCKGIALQNIDLQKTGGGSATASCSNINPDYIGAVSPRCP; from the exons ATGGACTCCAAAAGAGCAGTTGTACATGTCCTCGCAGTGATCATAGgtatcttctccctcttctgcaGCTCCTGTTGCAGGCATCTGCAGGAGGACCAACCTGTTGTTCATCATCACATCCAAGCTCGTCGGAGGTTATCGTTATCGGCTCCTGCTGTGACTTTCGATGTGGATGACTTCGGAGCTCAGGGCGACGGCAACCATGACGATGCTCAGGCTTTTGAGAAGGCGTGGAAAGAGGCGTGTTCGGCTGCAGGAGCTGTTCTTGTGGTGCCCAAGAAGAACTACCTCCTCGGCCCAACCAATTTCTCGGGTCCTTGCCAAGACAACACCACTTTTCAG ATTAACGGGATCATTAGAGCGTCCGGTGATCTATCCGACTATGATGAGGACCGGAGGCATTGGATCATGTTTGATGGGGTTCACAACTTGGTCGTCCAAGGTGGCGGAACCTTCGACGGCAATGGGCTTATCTGGTGGCAAAACTCATGCAAAACCAATAAATCTCTC CCTTGCAAGGACGCACCCACC GCCCTCACTTTCTCCAATTGCGGGAACCTGATAACGCGAAATTTGAATATTCAAAACGCGCAACAAATTCACGTTTCGTTCGAGAAATGTAGCGACGTCCAAGCCACCGATCTCCAGGTCACCGCGCCTGGAAGCAGCCCGAACACGGATGGGATTCACGTCACTGGCACTCAGAACATCCAAATCTCTAGCTCTACAATCGGGACCGGTGACGATTGCATTTCAATTGTGGATGGATCGCAAGATGTTCAGGCCATGGACATAACTTGTGGACCAGGTCATGGAATCAG CATTGGAAGTTTAGGGTCTGGAGACTCAGAGGCTCATGTTTCAGGAGTTACAGTGAATAGAGCTAACTTTTCTGGAACCACCAATGGAGTCAGGATCAAGACATGGCAG GGAGGGTCTGGAAGTGCAAGCAACATTAAATTCCAGAACATAGAAATGCATGATGTGAGCAACCCTATCATAATAGATCAAAACTACTGTGACCAGGATGCGCCATGCAAGCAACAG AAATCAGCTGTTCAAGTGAGTAACGTGATGTACCAGAACATCAGAGGGACGAGTGCTTCGGATGTGGCGATCGAGTTCAACTGTAGCGAGAGCCTTCCCTGCAAGGGCATAGCTCTTCAGAACATCGACTTGCAAAAGACTGGAGGTGGATCAGCAACAGCTTCTTGCAGCAACATCAATCCCGACTACATCGGGGCCGTTTCGCCTCGCTGCCCTTGA